The genome window TCCTGGCTGCACGCGACAGTACCAAATTCCCTCCGGCAATACGAGCACCATTGGCCCATTACCGCATTGACCTAGACATCCAGATGGGGCGATCGCCCAGTCCGGTAGTGGGTGTGCTTGGAAGGCGGCCAATACGGCTTGTGCGCCTGCCCGTTTACAGGACGTGTTTTGGCAAACCAGAACTTGACGGGTTCCGGCTTCAGCCTGGAGTG of Synechococcales cyanobacterium T60_A2020_003 contains these proteins:
- a CDS encoding (2Fe-2S) ferredoxin domain-containing protein, translated to MSSPLQAEAGTRQVLVCQNTSCKRAGAQAVLAAFQAHPLPDWAIAPSGCLGQCGNGPMVLVLPEGIWYCRVQPGEVRTLVECHLQGGTPVKAMLYRKFHHSA